Proteins from one Pseudoliparis swirei isolate HS2019 ecotype Mariana Trench chromosome 22, NWPU_hadal_v1, whole genome shotgun sequence genomic window:
- the acbd7 gene encoding acyl-CoA-binding domain-containing protein 7 isoform X1, which yields MCKHKSLVFKNVLQIQGMNSLQNVEYLQEEFQKMAEDVKKVKTRPADQELLDLYGLYKQAMVGEIDIEKPGMTNLKGKAKWDAWNSRNGMSKDDAMTAYVTLAKEVISKYDM from the exons ATGTGCAAACATAAAAGcttagtttttaaaaatgtattacaaATACAGGGAATGAATTCACTTCAGAATGTTGAATATCTGCAGGAAGAGTTTCAGAAGATGGCAGAGGATGTGAAGAAGGTGAAGACGAGGCCTGCGgaccaggagctgctggacctGTATGGACTTTATAAACAGGCAATGGTTGGAGAGATTGACATCG AAAAACCAGGAATGACAAATTTGAAAGGAAAAGCCAAGTGGGATGCCTGGAACTCCAGAAATG GAATGTCCAAGGACGATGCCATGACAGCCTACGTCACACTTGCAAAGGAAGTCATCAGCAAATATGACATGTAA
- the acbd7 gene encoding acyl-CoA-binding domain-containing protein 7 isoform X2, whose amino-acid sequence MSNLEEFQKMAEDVKKVKTRPADQELLDLYGLYKQAMVGEIDIEKPGMTNLKGKAKWDAWNSRNGMSKDDAMTAYVTLAKEVISKYDM is encoded by the exons ATGTCTAATCTG GAAGAGTTTCAGAAGATGGCAGAGGATGTGAAGAAGGTGAAGACGAGGCCTGCGgaccaggagctgctggacctGTATGGACTTTATAAACAGGCAATGGTTGGAGAGATTGACATCG AAAAACCAGGAATGACAAATTTGAAAGGAAAAGCCAAGTGGGATGCCTGGAACTCCAGAAATG GAATGTCCAAGGACGATGCCATGACAGCCTACGTCACACTTGCAAAGGAAGTCATCAGCAAATATGACATGTAA
- the nmt2 gene encoding glycylpeptide N-tetradecanoyltransferase 2 encodes MMAEDSESAASQQSLELDDQDTCGIDGDNEEENEHMQGSPGGDLGAKKKKKKQKRKKEKPSSGGAKSDSASDSQEIKNPGLPIQKLQDIQRAMELLSCQGPAKSIDDAAKHKYQFWDTQPVPKLNEVVTSHGPIEADKDAIRQEPYSLPQGFMWDTLDLSNADVLKELYTLLNENYVEDDDNMFRFDYSPNFLKWALRPPGWLPQWHCGVRVSSNKKLVGFISAIPADIRIYDTLKRMVEINFLCVHKKLRSKRVAPVLIREITRRVNMEGIFQAVYTAGVVLPKPVSTCRYWHRSLNPRKLVEVKFSHLSRNMTLQRTMKLYRLPDSTKTPGLRQMERRDIRQVTELLQKFLRRFQLAPSMGEEEVAHWFFPQDNIIDAFVVEGAGGVLTDFTSFYTLPSTVMHHPLHGSLKAAYSFYNVHTQTPLLDLMNDALILAKLKGFDVFNALDLMENKVFLEKLKFGIGDGNLQYYLYNWKCPPMDPDKVGLVLQ; translated from the exons atgaTGGCGGAGGACAGTGAATCCGCGGCCAGTCAGCAGAGCCTGGAGCTGGACGACCAGGACACCTGCGGGATAGACGGGGACAACGAGGAGGAGAACGAGCACATGCAAGG GAGTCCAGGGGGAGACCTGGgggccaagaagaagaagaagaaacagaagaggaagaaagagaagccGAGCTCGGGGGGAGCCAAATCCGACTCGGCTTCTGACTCTCAGGAGATAAAG AACCCTGGCTTGCCAATTCAGAAGCTGCAGGACATCCAACGAGCCATGGAGCTGCTGTCCTGCCAGGGTCCAGCAAAGAGCATTGATGATGCAGCCAAGCACAAGTACCAGTTCTGGGACACCCAGCCTGTGCCGAAGCTCA atgaggTGGTGACGAGTCACGGGCCCATAGAAGCAGACAAAGACGCCATTAGACAGGAGCCCTACTCCTTACCTCAAGGCTTTATGTGGGACACTCTGGATCTCAGCAATGCAGATGTA CTCAAGGAATTGTATACATTGTTAAATGAAAACTATGTGGAGGATGACGACAACATGTTCAGATTTGATTATTCACCAAACTTTCTCAAATG GGCTCTGCGTCCTCCCGGCTGGTTACCACAGTGGCATTGTGGAGTGAGAGTGTCCTCCAATAAGAAGCTTGTTGGTTTCATCAGTGCCATCCCTGCAGATATACGCATCTATGACAC GCTGAAGAGGATGGTTGAGATTAACTTCCTGTGTGTTCATAAGAAGCTGCGCTCAAAGCGTGTCGCTCCAGTGCTAATCCGAGAGATCACACGGAGGGTGAACATGGAAGGAATATTTCAGGCTGTGTACACGGCAGGAGTAGTACTGCCTAAACCTGTGTCCACATGCAG GTATTGGCACCGTTCTTTGAACCCCAGAAAACTTGTGGAAGTTAAATTCTCCCACCTGAGCAGGAACATGACCCTGCAGAGAACCATGAAACTCTACAGACTACCAGAT AGCACTAAGACCCCAGGTTTGCGGCAGATGGAGAGGCGTGACATCCGCCAGGTCACTGAACTGCTACAGAAATTTCTGCGACGTTTCCAGCTTGCACCTTCTatgggagaagaggaggtggcTCACTGGTTCTTCCCACAGGACAACATCATCGATGCATTTGTAGTAGAG GGTGCCGGTGGTGTACTGACAGATTTCACTAGTTTCTACACTCTGCCCTCGACTGTGATGCATCACCCTCTCCATGGGAGCCTGAAGGCGGCTTACTCTTTTTACAACGTTCATACACAAACTCCACTACTGGACTTAATGAATGATGCACTGATCCTGGCCAAGCTG AAAGGTTTTGATGTGTTCAATGCCTTGGATCTAATGGAGAATAAGGTGTTCCTGGAGAAGCTCAAGTTTGGCATAGGGGATGGAAATCTGCAGTATTACCTCTACAACTGGAAATGTCCCCCTATGGACCCTGATAAG GTTGGCCTCGTCCTCCAGTAG
- the rpp38 gene encoding ribonuclease P protein subunit p38, which produces MAAAGKPVKKEIKKYIPVKTSFTSPFTAKWGPLPQEDMHFILNTLKDKLASIGLEKKEVKVFRTWRKKKDQKPAATSELVPQVSQDGQVQDSPKNGWTDVAARRQLAIGINEVTKALERNELKLLLVCKSVKPPHMTDHLIALSATRGVPACQVPRLSQSVSEPLGLKSVLALGFRQCASKEDEVFADAVEAITRRVPSVDVAWLQGAAPRVTPEDRADVEEEEVDEKKGQKRKLESESEEVPESPSSCTLQPLKVKKIVSNPAKNRKKLKLKPAK; this is translated from the coding sequence ATGGCCGCTGCAGGAAAGCCAGTTAAAAAGGAAATCAAAAAGTATATTCCGGTCAAGACTTCCTTCACTTCGCCATTCACTGCAAAATGGGGCCCACTTCCACAAGAAGACATGCATTTCATCCTGAACACGCTGAAGGACAAGCTGGCTTCCATTGGtctggagaagaaggaggtgaaAGTGTTTCGCacatggagaaaaaagaaagaccaaAAACCTGCTGCCACATCAGAGCTTGTTCCCCAGGTGAGCCAGGATGGACAGGTCCAGGATTCTCCTAAAAACGGCTGGACAGATGTGGCAGCGAGGAGGCAACTGGCCATCGGCATCAACGAGGTCACTAAAGCTCTGGAGAGGAACGAGCTCAAACTGTTGCTTGTGTGCAAGTCTGTAAAGCCGCCACACATGACGGATCATCTGATAGCGCTGAGCGCAACGAGAGGTGTGCCGGCCTGCCAGGTGCCTCGGCTGAGCCAGAGCGTATCGGAGCCGCTGGGCCTGAAAAGTGTCCTCGCTCTGGGGTTCAGACAGTGCGCCTCCAAAGAAGACGAGGTGTTCGCTGACGCTGTTGAGGCCATTACACGCCGAGTGCCTTCGGTAGACGTTGCATGGCTGCAAGGTGCGGCACCCAGAGTAACGCCGGAAGACCGCGctgacgtggaggaggaggaagtcgaCGAGAAGAAGGGCCAGAAAAGGAAACTTGAAAGTGAATCTGAGGAAGTCCCAGAGTCGCCGTCCTCCTGCACTCTGCAACCTCTCAAAGTGAAAAAAATAGTTTCCAACCCTGCAAAGAACAGAAAGAAGTTGAAGTTAAAGCCAGCCAAATAA
- the crot gene encoding peroxisomal carnitine O-octanoyltransferase: MDNNVSESLPERTFQYQSSLPPLPVPPLEKSLSKYLDAVQPFASEEEFKATVDIVRTFQEGVGKELHQKLLQRAKTKKNWLEEWWLDAGYLEVRIPTQLNMNIGGPGPYLEHWWPPEEGTQLQRASISTWHILQYWNLIRTERLNPQKSGKIPLDMDQFRMLFSTCKVPGVEQDTIRNYFKTEREGPCPSHLVVMCRGRIFTFDAVCDGQILSAPELLRQLSYVKECCDGEPEGDGVAALTSEERTRWALAREHLINIDPHNDTILETIQSSLFVISLDEAKPYSTPENYTNLTMEVLTGNPTIRWGDKSYNSISFADGTFGSNSDHAPYDGMVLVSMNWYLDQQIKVAEGKWRGSDAVRSVPRPEELVFTVNEEILRDINHAKRQYLESTQDLQMVCYAFTAFGKAAIKQKKLHPDTFVQLAKQLAYHKMHKRPGSCYETATTRTFYHGRTETMRPCTQESVNWCKAMMDPTCDVDAKRKAMLLAALKHKTLMAEAEKGGGFDRHLFGLYLIAKEEGRPIPDLFVDPLYAKSGGGGNFVLSTSLVGYTTILGAVAPMVHHGYGFFYRIRDDRIVVSISAWKSCRETDAASLFNNFSSSLHEMLVLATTSQL, from the exons atggataATAATGTGTCAGAGTCTCTGCCAGAGCGGACCTTCCAGTACCAAAGCAGCCTGCCACCCTTGCCTGTCCCGCCACTAGAGAAGAGTCTTTCCAAGTACCTGGATGCAG TTCAACCATTCGCATCTGAGGAAGAGTTTAAGGCGACAGTGGACATTGTGAGGACATTTCAAGAGGGTGTTGGCAAAGAGCTGCACCAGAAACTCCTGCAAAGAGCAAAGACAAAGAAGAACTGG CTGGAAGAATGGTGGTTAGACGCTGGATATCTAGAGGTCCGCATTCCCACTCAGCTGAATATGAACATTGGCGGCCCGGGGCCCTACCTGGAGCACTGGTGGCCCCCGGAAGAGGGAACTCAACTGCAGAGGGCCAGTATCAGCACATGGCATATACTACAGTACTGGAACCTCATCCGCAC GGAAAGGCTGAATCCCCAGAAGTCTGGCAAAATACCATTAGATATGGACCAGTTTAGAATGCTTTTCAGCACCTGCAAAGTACCTGGAGTCGAGCAGGACACCATTCGTAACTACTTCAAGACGG AGCGCGAGGGTCCATGCCCCTCCCATTTGGTAGTGATGTGTCGTGGAAGGATCTTCACATTTGACGCAGTCTGTGATGGACAAATCCTCTCTGCTCCAGAGCTACTGAG gcagcTCAGCTATGTGAAGGAGTGCTGTGATGGAGAGCCAGAGGGAGACGGAGTGGCTGCTCTCAcgtcagaggagaggactcGTTGGGCGCTG GCCAGGGAGCATCTCATTAACATTGATCCACACAATGACACCATCCTGGAGACCATCCAGAGCAGCCTGTTCGTCATTTCTCTGGATGAAGCGAAGCCCTACTCCACTCCAGAGAACTACACAAAT TTGACCATGGAAGTCCTCACAGGCAACCCCACCATCCGCTGGGGGGACAAATCGTACAATTCCATCTCGTTCGCAGACGGCACTTTTGGATCCAATAGTGAT CATGCACCATATGATGGCATGGTACTGGTTTCTATGAATTGGTATCTGGACCAGCAAATCAAAGTTGCAGAAGGCAAATGGAGG GGCTCAGACGCCGTCAGATCCGTACCCCGTCCTGAAGAGCTGGTGTTTACTGTCAACGAAGAAATCCTGAGAGACATTAACCACGCCAAACGGCAATACCTGGAGTCG ACACAGGACCTGCAGATGGTGTGTTACGCCTTCACGGCATTTGGAAAAGCAGCCATCAAACAAAAGAAGTTGCATCCAGACACCTTTGTTCAACTAGCGAAGCAGTTGGCCTACCATAAAATGCACAAAAG GCCAGGAAGTTGTTACGAGACCGCGACGACTCGCACATTCTACCACGGCAGGACGGAGACGATGCGACCCTGCACCCAGGAGTCTGTGAACTGGTGTAAAGCCATGATGGACCCCACATGTGAT GTTGATGCCAAGAGGAAAGCCATGCTGCTCGCCGCACTGAAACACAAAACACTGATGGCTGAAGCCGAGAAAGGAGGAG GTTTTGACCGGCATCTTTTCGGGCTGTATCTGATTGCCAAAGAGGAGGGACGACCCATTCCAGACCTCTTCGTGGACCCTCTCTATGCAAAAAG tggtggtggtggtaactTTGTGCTGTCGACCAGTCTGGTGGGCTACACGACCATTCTGGGGGCTGTGGCTCCCATGGTGCACCACGGCTACGGCTTCTTTTATCGTATCAGAGATGACAG GATTGTGGTCTCAATCTCTGCGTGGAAATCTTGCCGTGAGACGGATGCTGCGTCACTCTTCAACAACTTCAGTAGCTCCTTACATGAGATGCTCGTCCTGGCCACCACATCTCAGTTATAA